A stretch of DNA from Deltaproteobacteria bacterium:
AAATTTTATCCTGAAAAGATTTCGCCCAAAGAACTCTTAGGCTTTTATTCCAAACGTTTCGAAGCGGTGGAGATCAATAACACCTTTTATCACATGCCCAGAAAGGATATTCTGCTATCCTGGTCCGAACAGGTCCCTGACCATTTTATTTTCGCCATCAAAGCCCCCCAGGTCATCACCCATTTGAAGCAGTTGAGAAATGTGGGGGCGGAGACCGGGTACCTCTTCAGTGCCCTGTCAGTTTTACAAGAAAAACTGGGGCCGGTCCTTTTTCAATTTCCAAAAAGTTTTAAGGCGAACCGTCCTGTATTGGAAGATTTCTTTCCTCTGATTCCCGGCAATATACCCTGCGCCTTCGAGTTCCGCCACCCCTCCTGGCTCAATGCTGAAATTTTGGACCTCCTGCATCAAAGGGGCTACAGCCTGTGCTCGGCGGACAGTGATGAAAACCCGGCTAACGAGATCCTCAACACGACGCCCTGGGGGTATCTGCGCCTGCGCCGTTCCGATTATACGGATGCCGATCTGACCCAATGGATTGAAAAAATCCTTTCGCAGAAATGGGAAAAGGCTTTTGTATTTTTTAAACACGAAGAGGCCCAGGGGCCCGAAATGGCCATACGTTTTCAGGAGCTTATCGATTCAAAACAAAAAAGGTGAAATTTAATTTATTTCTCCCCGGAAAAAATCAACATCCACAAACCCAGGACAATAAAAAGAACCGCCGCACCGGTTTTAATCATCTGGGGCGGAACCAGCTTGTGGACTACGGAGCCGAAGACAACGCCCAATAATGAGGTCAGGACCAAGGCCCCGGCCGATCCGATAAATACGGCCCAGCGCGATGAACTTTC
This window harbors:
- a CDS encoding DUF72 domain-containing protein, which encodes KFYPEKISPKELLGFYSKRFEAVEINNTFYHMPRKDILLSWSEQVPDHFIFAIKAPQVITHLKQLRNVGAETGYLFSALSVLQEKLGPVLFQFPKSFKANRPVLEDFFPLIPGNIPCAFEFRHPSWLNAEILDLLHQRGYSLCSADSDENPANEILNTTPWGYLRLRRSDYTDADLTQWIEKILSQKWEKAFVFFKHEEAQGPEMAIRFQELIDSKQKR
- a CDS encoding TMEM165/GDT1 family protein, whose product is MDFKTVFTTFGMIFLAELGDKTQLATFTFAAESSSRWAVFIGSAGALVLTSLLGVVFGSVVHKLVPPQMIKTGAAVLFIVLGLWMLIFSGEK